The following are encoded together in the Nitrosopumilus sp. b3 genome:
- a CDS encoding DUF47 family protein, translated as MYSGELEVQAKRKAIAVLQDEINRILNAARELATLPELMMKKDKTGIKNALEQISTIEEEVESLRRKITREVADVGGLIMNRENLLNTAYTMDEIAGYITGISFKLSNVKPSTLKSSKLDQDITKLIELVVDEVYKLNEIIRSLNTNTANAIELAQETQTIEREIDIKYRDATIKLLNEVSSTKELMLIKDVIEGIEEMSDKCQRVSDSFILLALSL; from the coding sequence ATGTATAGCGGAGAGCTTGAAGTTCAAGCAAAAAGAAAGGCTATAGCAGTTTTACAAGACGAGATTAACAGAATCCTAAATGCTGCCAGAGAGCTGGCCACACTTCCTGAGCTTATGATGAAAAAAGACAAGACAGGAATAAAAAATGCATTAGAGCAAATTTCAACCATTGAAGAAGAAGTAGAAAGTCTAAGAAGAAAGATCACAAGAGAAGTCGCAGATGTCGGTGGATTGATCATGAATAGAGAAAATCTTCTAAATACAGCATATACAATGGACGAAATTGCAGGATATATCACGGGAATTTCGTTTAAACTATCAAACGTAAAACCATCTACGCTAAAAAGTTCAAAACTTGATCAAGACATCACTAAATTAATCGAACTTGTTGTTGATGAAGTCTACAAGTTAAATGAAATTATTAGAAGCCTAAACACAAACACTGCAAATGCAATTGAATTGGCTCAAGAAACACAGACAATAGAGAGAGAAATAGACATCAAATACAGAGATGCCACAATCAAACTGCTAAACGAAGTATCATCAACAAAAGAATTGATGTTGATCAAAGACGTGATAGAGGGAATTGAAGAGATGTCTGACAAATGTCAAAGAGTATCAGATTCTTTCATATTATTAGCATTGAGCCTATAG